The Treponema succinifaciens DSM 2489 region TTTTCCTGAATCATCACCGTTGTCGTCTGTGCTGTCATCGTTGTCGGAATTGTCCGGTGCAGGTTCGGCTGGAGCTACAATTGTGTCGCTTGAGTCGGATGAACTTCCGCCTGAGCCTGAGTCCATGCAGCATGGAAAAAGCAGAATAAGCGCGAAGAGCGCGGCGGTGAGTCTTGCGGTGTTCTTTTTGCTGGTTGCCTGTTTCATGATTTTCTCCTGTGAATAAGTTGATAAGGAAATGCATTGTTTTATAGAGTTATTTCTGTTTACTATAAAGTAATTTTATTACTCTATCAAGTAATTATTATTCTGTATAGAGAATCGTTTTATGCTCTAAAGAATAATATCATTTTTGCATGACAAACGAGGAAATTCACAGATATGTAATCGAGAAGATAAGGCTTGCGCGCATTTCAAAGGGACTTTCGCAGCTGGAAGTCTGCACGCGCGGAAATTTCTCGCAGAGTTTTTACACGCACGTGGAGTCCGGCAGAAACCAGCCGTCGCTCATGACCATAATCAGAATCGCAGAGGTTCTTGAGACGAATCCGCGTGAATTCTTCCCCGAGTCAGAAATAAAGTCAAAGTCCGAAATCAAA contains the following coding sequences:
- a CDS encoding helix-turn-helix domain-containing protein — its product is MTNEEIHRYVIEKIRLARISKGLSQLEVCTRGNFSQSFYTHVESGRNQPSLMTIIRIAEVLETNPREFFPESEIKSKSEIKKEIAALLEAL